A region of Gloeocapsopsis sp. IPPAS B-1203 DNA encodes the following proteins:
- a CDS encoding FHA domain-containing protein, producing the protein MNELTLGWMQAGRLVTQKIRDRPLSKHPGAVRIGRDPSRCDIIIQHPTISALHVEIFFNPKHNNFYLRNLRASNPPIINSKKLIQGEVALSKGSIIYLGNIELKVLAVSLSFGNSSLQKITYSLICPKCRRNLPYERLNIGCPWDGTSLAAAESVLAAKY; encoded by the coding sequence ATGAACGAATTAACTTTAGGTTGGATGCAAGCAGGACGGTTAGTCACTCAAAAAATTCGCGATCGCCCACTCAGCAAGCACCCAGGAGCTGTAAGAATTGGACGCGACCCTTCGCGGTGTGACATTATTATTCAGCATCCAACAATATCAGCACTACACGTAGAAATCTTTTTTAATCCTAAACACAATAACTTTTATCTACGCAACTTGAGAGCAAGTAATCCTCCAATTATTAATAGTAAAAAATTAATTCAAGGTGAAGTTGCATTAAGTAAAGGCAGTATTATTTATCTAGGAAACATAGAACTAAAAGTATTAGCAGTTTCTCTATCTTTTGGCAATAGTTCGCTTCAAAAAATTACCTATAGTTTAATCTGTCCTAAATGTCGTCGTAATTTACCTTATGAACGACTAAATATAGGCTGTCCTTGGGATGGTACTTCCCTAGCAGCAGCAGAAAGTGTTTTAGCAGCTAAATATTAA
- a CDS encoding cation:proton antiporter: MVAMLNVYQNLPLVDPVYIFGVLLLTIWIAPAIATILRIPSLVVLILLGTVLGTNILGILDRGIAGVSSLDIEQSQQLLLHRQSLLQGLEKFGLLYIMLIAGMQMNLTKMKRLGLRVLIFGLLTFGIPFYVGFLSGQLITSSLLAAVLLGILYSPHTLVSYPIVARLGIAQQEIVSVAVGGTIVTSVLTLTSLSIVQSIHSASVGAFLWIKLLFLLPLLVIVSLWEIPKIGRLVLDKNTELSTQFVFVLTCLFVVASATLIIGIDPIVGAFIAGLALNRLVPLQSPLMKQVEFVGNSLFIPIFLVTVGILSNPKIFFTKPEYLGVACFAIAGAIGAKFLASWLAGLAFKFSFTEIMTVFGLTMSRAALVLVIAVFGKSANLIDEGIFNVVIAYIVVTCLAGPLITDLFSKRIAEKLVLSK; the protein is encoded by the coding sequence ATGGTAGCTATGCTTAATGTGTATCAGAATCTACCACTCGTAGATCCAGTTTATATTTTTGGAGTTTTATTACTTACTATTTGGATTGCACCTGCGATCGCCACAATTTTACGAATTCCATCGTTAGTGGTTTTGATTCTTTTAGGTACAGTTTTAGGTACAAATATTTTAGGTATCTTAGATCGAGGTATTGCAGGAGTATCATCCTTAGATATAGAACAATCTCAACAATTACTTTTGCATCGCCAATCACTTCTGCAAGGTTTAGAAAAATTTGGTCTACTTTATATCATGCTCATAGCAGGAATGCAGATGAATTTGACAAAGATGAAACGCTTAGGGCTGCGCGTATTAATCTTTGGTTTACTCACATTTGGAATTCCCTTTTATGTAGGCTTTTTATCTGGTCAGCTTATTACTTCTAGTTTGCTTGCTGCTGTGCTTTTAGGAATTCTTTACTCTCCGCATACTCTCGTGTCTTATCCCATCGTGGCGCGACTCGGAATAGCACAACAAGAAATAGTATCAGTTGCAGTTGGCGGTACTATTGTGACGTCAGTTCTCACTTTAACAAGTCTGTCAATTGTACAGTCTATTCATAGTGCTAGTGTTGGGGCGTTTTTATGGATTAAGCTTTTATTTTTATTGCCTTTATTGGTTATAGTTTCTCTTTGGGAAATTCCTAAAATAGGACGTTTGGTTTTAGACAAAAACACCGAATTATCTACCCAATTTGTTTTTGTTCTTACCTGCTTGTTTGTTGTTGCTTCGGCTACTTTGATTATAGGAATTGACCCCATTGTTGGAGCATTTATTGCTGGGCTTGCACTTAATCGTTTGGTACCGCTACAAAGTCCTTTAATGAAACAAGTTGAGTTTGTTGGTAATAGCTTATTTATTCCTATTTTCTTAGTGACTGTTGGTATTTTATCCAATCCTAAGATATTTTTTACCAAGCCTGAATATTTAGGAGTAGCTTGTTTTGCGATCGCCGGAGCTATTGGTGCTAAGTTTTTAGCATCATGGTTAGCTGGACTAGCTTTTAAGTTTTCTTTTACAGAAATAATGACAGTTTTTGGTTTAACAATGTCTCGTGCTGCTTTGGTATTAGTTATTGCAGTATTTGGTAAGAGTGCTAACTTAATTGATGAAGGAATTTTTAATGTTGTTATTGCTTATATTGTAGTGACTTGCTTAGCTGGTCCATTAATAACTGATTTATTTAGCAAGCGTATTGCTGAAAAACTAGTATTAAGTAAGTAA
- a CDS encoding FHA domain-containing protein → MRKRYLFTAIASAILPLLFKSVATAQQAAPGDNERLAAQAEPAVVRIVDGCFGTYVYNDREYDQSAGGIGSGFFINSNGYIATNAHVTEFGYKGENSCRETLFARFLREVAQQDSRLSQLLNSSNPLTRRDAVALMRQESRLKDFEFVHHVILPNPNQDPVAFEIKSYGETTGQNNAKDVAIIKIDIENTPSLQMAENSNQVRIQDHVTVVGYPAAADDFDNNILSRGSFFEASFTDGRISARRNLASGTPILQISAPATNGNSGGPVLNNQGEVIGMPTFTLSSNGQQVSGFTFVIPTNTIMEFVRQAGTTNEQGVVDEVYREGLELFFNGQYQEAIARFEEIRNLFRPHSEADRLIQESQQAISTGRGSSSTNPTPSPTPTNSPTQISSGNSGLNNFLRNIPPWGVPLLIALLVGIPSVVLLMRRNRISNQSNQSTYGNDYPPPNTPPASPPPQPSPIPHFSTQPQNFGSGSYTVPNVQSFPSTVREGFGNDTTFTTQVTHFGSLTCTSGILAGKTFPIPPEGLSIGRDRTCQVVIDDPRISKEHLWIGLRNNSVIAIDKKSSNGTFLNKTGYQRINEVFLKPGDELILADGVVKFLYNAPSSTVSNQTITAVKQNGDRTVVETARLGTITFTSGALIGQKFEIPPTGLCIGRDRQAQIVIDDHRVSKQHLWIVPRDGRVAVVDKGSTNGAYLNQLSSERIKDVVLNSGDTIILCEGDVARFQYQDDKTTIENKPALALQPSQNGTTRT, encoded by the coding sequence ATGCGTAAAAGATACTTATTTACTGCTATCGCATCGGCAATTTTACCTTTACTCTTCAAGTCAGTCGCTACTGCACAACAAGCAGCACCTGGAGACAACGAACGTCTAGCTGCCCAAGCTGAACCTGCTGTAGTACGTATTGTTGATGGCTGCTTTGGTACTTATGTTTATAACGATAGAGAATATGACCAAAGTGCTGGAGGCATTGGTTCGGGTTTTTTTATTAATTCCAATGGCTACATTGCTACAAATGCCCATGTCACTGAGTTTGGCTACAAAGGTGAAAATTCTTGTAGAGAGACTCTTTTTGCCAGATTTCTGAGAGAAGTAGCCCAGCAAGACTCTAGATTAAGCCAGCTTCTTAATAGTTCTAATCCCTTAACTCGTCGAGATGCAGTAGCTTTGATGAGGCAAGAGTCTAGATTGAAAGATTTTGAGTTTGTGCATCACGTTATTCTCCCAAACCCAAACCAAGACCCTGTTGCTTTTGAAATTAAGTCTTATGGTGAAACCACGGGTCAAAATAATGCTAAGGACGTGGCAATTATCAAGATTGATATTGAAAATACACCCAGCCTACAAATGGCGGAAAACTCTAATCAGGTAAGAATTCAAGATCACGTAACAGTAGTTGGATATCCAGCAGCAGCTGATGACTTTGATAACAACATCTTGAGTAGGGGATCGTTTTTTGAAGCTTCGTTTACTGATGGTAGAATTTCAGCGAGAAGAAACCTGGCTAGCGGAACACCTATTCTCCAAATCAGTGCCCCAGCAACAAATGGTAATTCTGGCGGACCTGTTCTTAATAACCAAGGTGAGGTGATTGGTATGCCTACATTTACCTTATCGTCTAATGGTCAGCAGGTATCTGGCTTCACTTTTGTTATCCCTACAAATACAATTATGGAGTTTGTTAGACAGGCAGGTACTACTAATGAGCAAGGAGTAGTTGATGAGGTTTACCGCGAGGGGCTTGAATTATTTTTCAATGGTCAATATCAAGAAGCGATCGCTAGGTTTGAAGAAATCAGAAATCTCTTTCGACCGCATTCTGAAGCAGATCGGTTAATTCAGGAAAGTCAGCAAGCAATTAGTACAGGAAGAGGAAGTTCAAGTACGAACCCAACCCCAAGCCCAACACCAACGAATTCTCCAACTCAGATTTCTAGTGGTAATAGCGGCTTAAATAACTTTCTTCGTAATATTCCTCCTTGGGGAGTTCCATTACTAATTGCTTTACTAGTGGGAATTCCATCTGTAGTATTATTGATGCGTCGAAATCGCATATCGAATCAATCTAATCAGTCTACCTACGGTAACGACTACCCACCACCTAACACACCACCAGCCTCACCGCCACCGCAACCATCGCCGATTCCTCATTTCTCGACGCAGCCGCAAAATTTCGGTAGTGGAAGCTACACTGTGCCGAATGTACAATCTTTTCCGTCTACTGTACGCGAAGGATTCGGTAACGACACAACTTTTACAACTCAAGTCACACATTTTGGTTCACTTACTTGCACCTCAGGGATACTTGCTGGAAAAACGTTTCCTATTCCTCCTGAAGGACTTTCTATAGGACGCGATCGCACTTGTCAGGTGGTGATTGACGATCCTCGCATTTCAAAAGAACACTTGTGGATTGGATTGCGAAATAATTCTGTCATAGCAATAGATAAGAAATCTAGCAATGGCACTTTCTTAAACAAAACAGGATATCAACGAATTAATGAGGTTTTTCTCAAGCCAGGCGATGAATTAATCCTAGCGGATGGAGTTGTCAAATTCCTTTATAATGCACCCTCAAGCACAGTATCAAATCAAACAATCACTGCTGTAAAACAGAACGGCGATCGCACGGTAGTAGAAACAGCCAGACTTGGTACGATTACGTTTACATCAGGAGCATTAATAGGACAAAAATTTGAGATTCCGCCAACAGGACTTTGTATAGGACGCGATCGCCAAGCTCAAATTGTCATTGACGATCATCGAGTATCTAAGCAACACCTGTGGATTGTACCGCGTGATGGTCGCGTAGCTGTTGTCGATAAGGGATCGACCAATGGTGCTTATCTCAATCAACTAAGTTCTGAACGAATTAAAGATGTTGTTCTCAATTCTGGAGACACAATTATTCTCTGCGAAGGAGATGTGGCGCGGTTCCAGTACCAAGATGACAAAACGACAATTGAGAATAAACCAGCACTCGCATTGCAACCATCTCAGAATGGCACCACAAGAACATAA
- a CDS encoding serine/threonine-protein kinase, whose amino-acid sequence MIGKILGGRYRVTEILAAGGFSETYVAEDIHRPHYPKCVVKHLKPASSERGLLESARRLFKSEAETLEQLGKNAQIPTLFAYFEENQEFYLVQEFINGNTLSEELISGQPWYESQVLQLLQEVLGILVFVHSYKLIHRDLKPSNLMRRKEDNRLVLIDFGSVKQAWMQVAAMPEQTGATIAIGTPGYMPTEQGRGKPRPNSDIYALGIIAIQAITGLHPSQLEEDVDTGEMLWQHQAQISNELAAILSKMVRYHFKERYQTAAEALQALQLIINRDKIHSDTVVVPLPLHTSQTPDSSQKAILVASVNSSVQAKIPTPSTVITAEPPQKLNSLQLTVLSSPTSSNKEAKPEVTTVNQSLTQIKLQKNYLATLLHRPYHLWFGAGITAAVMSMVAGYTVFWQPRAMSHQALEQLQALKNQGNYQECANQNPTLPKDSIFFIQAQAIIQECQLAEAQNLATNRSFQAAIAAASKIPQDAANYQQAQHSIGQWSNNILDVAQNQYQFGNLNEAIAIAKVISADSPVHSKSQAAIQQWQQEWGKNTSHWQAAQKALEQKNWQAVLDEVAKMDSTSYWQAKIQPIVKEAETQIAATKPKPQVARTTRSPVTSAATNTTRNRTITRTSRQPTRITRSTTRTSRQPTRSSSKPRTAAKPANPTRTKPSGWKVETR is encoded by the coding sequence ATGATAGGCAAGATACTAGGCGGACGTTACCGAGTTACTGAAATCCTAGCTGCGGGAGGTTTTAGCGAAACCTATGTTGCTGAAGATATTCATCGACCGCATTATCCCAAATGTGTTGTTAAGCATCTCAAACCTGCTAGTAGCGAACGTGGCTTGCTAGAAAGTGCGAGACGATTGTTTAAATCAGAAGCAGAAACGCTGGAACAGTTGGGTAAAAACGCTCAAATTCCTACTTTATTTGCTTATTTTGAAGAAAATCAAGAATTCTACCTAGTACAAGAATTTATCAATGGCAATACCCTAAGTGAGGAATTAATCTCTGGTCAGCCTTGGTATGAAAGTCAAGTTTTGCAACTGTTGCAAGAAGTCTTAGGAATTCTGGTATTTGTACACAGTTATAAACTGATTCATCGAGATCTCAAGCCTAGCAATTTGATGAGAAGAAAGGAGGATAACCGATTAGTTTTAATTGACTTTGGTTCAGTTAAGCAAGCCTGGATGCAAGTTGCAGCAATGCCAGAACAAACTGGTGCAACGATCGCGATCGGCACTCCTGGTTATATGCCTACAGAACAGGGACGGGGAAAACCGCGCCCTAACAGCGATATCTATGCACTGGGCATCATTGCTATTCAAGCCATTACTGGGCTACATCCTTCCCAATTAGAAGAAGATGTTGATACAGGTGAAATGCTTTGGCAACATCAGGCGCAGATCAGTAATGAGCTAGCAGCAATCTTATCAAAAATGGTGCGCTATCATTTCAAAGAACGCTACCAAACAGCAGCAGAAGCACTACAAGCACTCCAACTCATCATTAACCGAGACAAAATCCACTCGGATACTGTAGTTGTACCATTACCACTCCATACGTCTCAAACACCTGATTCCTCTCAAAAAGCCATTCTAGTTGCTAGTGTCAATTCATCAGTACAGGCAAAAATTCCAACACCCTCTACTGTCATCACTGCTGAACCACCACAAAAACTTAATTCGCTGCAACTGACAGTTCTTTCATCGCCAACATCATCAAATAAAGAAGCAAAGCCAGAGGTAACAACAGTCAATCAATCACTCACTCAAATTAAACTGCAGAAAAATTATCTTGCTACCCTCTTACACAGGCCATATCATTTGTGGTTTGGAGCAGGAATTACTGCTGCAGTGATGAGTATGGTTGCTGGTTATACTGTATTTTGGCAACCACGAGCAATGAGCCATCAAGCACTAGAGCAACTGCAGGCTTTAAAAAACCAAGGAAATTACCAAGAGTGTGCGAATCAAAATCCTACACTACCTAAAGATTCTATTTTCTTTATTCAAGCACAAGCAATCATTCAAGAATGTCAGTTGGCTGAAGCGCAAAACTTAGCAACTAATCGCAGTTTTCAAGCCGCGATCGCCGCAGCTAGTAAAATCCCTCAAGACGCTGCAAATTATCAACAAGCCCAGCACTCAATTGGGCAATGGTCTAACAATATTCTTGACGTAGCCCAAAATCAATATCAGTTTGGCAACCTCAACGAAGCGATCGCGATCGCTAAAGTTATTTCTGCAGATAGCCCAGTTCATAGCAAATCTCAAGCCGCAATTCAGCAATGGCAGCAAGAATGGGGAAAAAATACTTCTCACTGGCAAGCAGCACAAAAAGCTTTAGAGCAAAAGAATTGGCAAGCGGTTCTTGACGAAGTTGCAAAAATGGATAGTACTTCTTATTGGCAAGCAAAAATTCAGCCAATTGTTAAGGAAGCAGAAACTCAGATTGCTGCAACTAAACCCAAGCCTCAAGTTGCAAGAACAACGCGATCGCCAGTGACTTCTGCTGCAACCAACACTACACGCAATCGCACCATCACTCGTACGTCTAGACAGCCAACCCGTATTACCCGTTCTACCACTCGTACCTCCAGACAACCAACGCGCTCAAGTTCTAAACCCCGAACAGCTGCTAAACCTGCAAATCCTACCCGTACCAAACCTTCTGGATGGAAAGTAGAAACTCGGTAA
- a CDS encoding WD40 repeat domain-containing protein produces the protein MSPKKLLIHLSALLIAPISVFPNPASVLSYPDSQFNQLIAQNSQQFAINQVKTPSWQKGTVNLYTIGSEQNGHSLPVRAIAFSPNGQFLASGSADKTIKIWNLQAQTLEHTLTQNTAQINSVAFSPDGKFLASGHLDGSVKLWNWRKGTLLKTLARHSDIVTSVVFSPDSRTLVSSSGDKRIKLWNVETGDLRCEIASKQWITAISFSPDGTTLASSGLGKTIDLWNSDTGKLLRVLGKDTKPIYSMTFSPNGQTLASGSGDTTIKLWDVQTGKVLRTFTGHLQEVTSIAFSPNGQFLISGSWDKTVKLWNIKTGQTIRDFLENTQRILAVAFSSDGKTFASVSGDRTIKIWRSRN, from the coding sequence ATGTCTCCAAAAAAACTTTTAATTCACCTGAGTGCTTTACTCATAGCGCCAATTTCTGTTTTTCCTAATCCTGCAAGTGTTTTATCTTACCCAGATTCTCAATTCAACCAACTAATAGCTCAAAATTCTCAGCAATTTGCAATCAACCAAGTAAAAACACCTTCTTGGCAAAAAGGAACTGTTAATTTATATACGATTGGCTCGGAACAAAATGGGCACTCTCTTCCCGTGCGTGCGATCGCCTTTAGTCCTAATGGTCAATTTCTGGCAAGTGGGAGTGCTGATAAAACAATTAAAATTTGGAATTTACAAGCGCAAACTTTAGAACATACCCTGACTCAGAATACTGCGCAAATCAACTCAGTTGCCTTTAGTCCAGATGGCAAATTTCTGGCAAGTGGACATCTTGATGGCAGCGTTAAATTATGGAACTGGAGGAAAGGAACTCTCCTGAAAACTTTAGCTCGACATTCAGATATTGTGACGTCTGTAGTTTTTAGTCCTGATAGTCGAACTCTTGTAAGTAGTAGTGGCGACAAACGAATTAAATTATGGAACGTCGAAACTGGAGATCTGCGCTGCGAAATTGCTAGTAAGCAATGGATTACTGCAATTAGCTTTAGTCCAGACGGCACAACTCTTGCCAGTAGTGGTTTAGGTAAAACTATTGATTTGTGGAATTCAGACACTGGTAAATTGCTGCGCGTTCTTGGCAAGGACACAAAGCCGATATATTCCATGACCTTTAGTCCAAACGGTCAAACACTTGCTAGTGGTAGTGGAGACACGACTATTAAACTATGGGATGTGCAAACAGGAAAAGTACTCCGCACATTCACAGGACATTTACAAGAAGTGACTTCAATTGCTTTTAGCCCAAATGGTCAGTTTCTAATTAGTGGTAGTTGGGACAAAACTGTAAAATTGTGGAATATCAAAACTGGACAAACAATCCGCGACTTTCTGGAAAATACCCAGCGCATTCTAGCTGTTGCTTTTAGCTCAGACGGAAAAACTTTTGCTAGCGTCAGCGGTGACAGAACGATCAAAATCTGGCGATCGCGAAATTAA
- the fetB gene encoding iron export ABC transporter permease subunit FetB, which translates to MASTGLISLDLLDLVLAVGLIAIAIGLSAWERIGLELNIAIAAGRTILQLLVVGYVLAFVFAIDNLWAVLAILAVMLTIAAIVARNRISKKIPLVLPLVWGAIFLSTAVTLAYTNLLIIQPLRWYEPQYLIPLAGIVFGSAINGAAIAGERLVSTINASHLEIETHLSLGATPQQAVAQYRRDAIKAGLIPILNQMTVVGIVTLPGIITGQLLSGVDPLDAASYQILVLFILAFANLMTALLVTRGLCRQFFNAAAQLIR; encoded by the coding sequence ATGGCATCAACAGGTTTAATTAGCTTAGATTTACTCGATTTAGTTTTAGCAGTGGGATTAATTGCGATCGCCATTGGGTTATCTGCTTGGGAAAGAATTGGTTTAGAGTTGAATATCGCGATCGCTGCAGGAAGAACGATTCTGCAATTGTTGGTAGTTGGGTATGTTCTAGCATTTGTCTTTGCAATAGACAATCTGTGGGCTGTTTTGGCGATTTTAGCAGTGATGCTCACAATTGCTGCAATTGTTGCTCGCAATCGCATTAGTAAAAAGATTCCTTTGGTTTTACCGTTAGTCTGGGGAGCAATTTTTTTGAGTACTGCTGTCACGTTAGCTTACACAAATTTGCTCATTATTCAACCCCTGCGATGGTATGAACCACAGTATCTCATTCCTCTTGCCGGAATTGTCTTCGGTAGTGCAATTAACGGCGCAGCGATCGCCGGAGAACGCCTTGTCAGTACGATTAATGCGAGTCACTTAGAAATTGAAACGCATTTAAGTTTAGGCGCAACTCCCCAACAAGCTGTCGCACAGTACCGTAGAGATGCCATCAAAGCTGGACTCATACCAATTTTGAATCAAATGACAGTCGTGGGAATTGTAACTCTGCCAGGAATCATTACAGGTCAACTGCTGAGTGGTGTCGATCCGCTTGATGCGGCATCATACCAAATCTTAGTTTTGTTTATTCTTGCCTTCGCCAACTTAATGACCGCACTATTGGTAACGCGAGGGCTATGTCGTCAGTTTTTTAATGCTGCGGCACAATTGATTAGATGA
- a CDS encoding DegT/DnrJ/EryC1/StrS family aminotransferase, whose amino-acid sequence MDLSVNIPPLDLVRQYTTIEAEVSDAVLKVLASGGYIGGPSVKGFEQQFAAYTDAAECVACNSGTDALFLALKALDIGSGDEVITSPFTFFATTEVITAVGATPVFVDIDAATFNLDVAKVKAAITSRTKAIMPVHLFGQPVDMTAVMEIAQARNLAVIEDCAQSTGAMWAGQKVGSIGHIGCFSFYPTKNLGACGDGGAITTNDSAIAARIRMLREHGSQTRYIHEEIGVNSRLDAIQATILQIKLRYLDQWNEQRRAIAQRYHEFLAHIPTVAIPHELEGGVGVWNQYTIRIAKNDSSYRDRVRQMLQERGVSSMVYYPLALHLQPVYKNLGYQPGSLPVSEQASHEVISVPMFPEMTIEQQDQVIYSLKDCLTN is encoded by the coding sequence ATGGATCTAAGCGTGAATATCCCTCCTCTAGACTTAGTGCGGCAGTATACAACGATAGAAGCAGAAGTAAGTGATGCTGTTTTAAAAGTTTTGGCTTCTGGTGGTTATATTGGTGGACCTTCAGTAAAGGGCTTTGAACAGCAATTTGCGGCTTATACAGATGCTGCAGAATGTGTGGCGTGTAATTCAGGTACTGATGCGTTGTTTTTGGCACTCAAAGCTTTAGACATTGGTTCAGGCGATGAAGTGATTACCTCACCGTTTACTTTCTTCGCAACGACTGAAGTGATTACAGCAGTTGGTGCAACGCCAGTTTTTGTGGATATTGACGCTGCAACTTTTAATCTTGATGTTGCAAAAGTAAAGGCTGCAATTACGAGTAGAACTAAAGCAATTATGCCTGTTCACTTGTTTGGACAGCCTGTAGATATGACTGCGGTGATGGAAATTGCGCAAGCACGTAATTTAGCCGTGATTGAAGACTGTGCCCAATCTACAGGGGCGATGTGGGCAGGGCAAAAAGTAGGTAGTATTGGGCACATTGGTTGTTTTAGTTTTTACCCAACAAAGAATTTAGGTGCGTGTGGTGATGGTGGGGCAATTACGACAAATGACTCTGCGATCGCAGCGAGAATCCGCATGTTACGCGAGCATGGTAGTCAAACACGCTACATCCATGAAGAAATTGGTGTCAATAGTCGATTGGATGCGATCCAAGCCACTATTTTACAAATTAAACTTCGCTATCTTGACCAGTGGAACGAACAACGTCGAGCGATCGCCCAGCGTTATCACGAATTTCTTGCACATATTCCTACAGTTGCGATTCCACACGAACTTGAGGGCGGTGTTGGCGTATGGAACCAGTACACAATTCGGATAGCGAAGAATGACAGCAGCTATCGCGATCGCGTCCGCCAGATGCTGCAAGAACGCGGTGTCAGTTCAATGGTGTATTACCCGCTTGCTTTACATTTACAACCTGTCTATAAAAATCTCGGTTATCAACCAGGAAGCTTGCCAGTTTCAGAACAAGCTAGCCATGAGGTCATATCTGTGCCAATGTTTCCAGAAATGACAATCGAGCAGCAAGATCAGGTAATTTATAGCTTGAAAGATTGTCTCACAAACTAG
- a CDS encoding DUF561 domain-containing protein has translation MTMHPEMQRAFEQRRVLKIISGLNNFDSQRVAATVIAADRGGATFVDIAADAELVKLARSLTNLPVCISAVEPEKFVVAVEAGADLIEIGNFDSFYAQGRRFEAAEVLELTQATRSLLPQITLSVTVPHILELDQQVQLAEELVEAGADIIQTEGGTSTQPAHPGTLGLIEKAAPTLAAAYEISRAVSVPVLCASGISSVTAPLAIAAGAAGVGVGSAINQLNSEVAMIAAVRSLVDALATHRSGVLA, from the coding sequence ATGACAATGCATCCTGAAATGCAACGTGCCTTTGAACAAAGACGCGTCCTCAAAATTATCAGTGGCTTAAATAACTTTGATTCTCAGCGAGTTGCTGCTACCGTAATTGCTGCCGATCGCGGTGGTGCGACTTTTGTTGATATTGCTGCTGATGCTGAACTAGTAAAGCTAGCACGCAGCTTGACAAATCTACCAGTTTGTATATCTGCAGTTGAACCAGAAAAGTTTGTTGTTGCAGTAGAAGCTGGGGCTGATTTAATCGAAATTGGTAACTTTGATAGTTTCTATGCTCAAGGACGGCGTTTTGAAGCAGCAGAAGTACTGGAGTTAACACAAGCTACGCGATCGCTTCTACCGCAGATCACATTATCTGTTACTGTTCCCCATATTCTGGAACTCGATCAGCAAGTACAACTAGCCGAAGAACTCGTCGAAGCTGGGGCTGACATTATCCAAACTGAAGGTGGAACTAGCACTCAACCAGCGCATCCAGGAACTCTAGGACTGATTGAAAAAGCTGCACCTACTTTGGCAGCTGCTTACGAAATTTCTCGTGCCGTATCAGTTCCGGTACTGTGTGCTTCTGGAATTTCGAGTGTGACTGCACCGCTGGCGATCGCTGCTGGGGCTGCGGGTGTTGGTGTTGGTTCTGCAATCAACCAACTTAACAGCGAAGTCGCGATGATTGCTGCTGTGCGTAGTTTAGTTGATGCTTTAGCTACTCACCGAAGTGGGGTATTAGCGTAG
- a CDS encoding DUF389 domain-containing protein, translating into MRVLQFGSEVSARSEPTLLDLGIATSLLHGFAYRSRRNQWLCQSQTKNLSSLAVTAITVALMPPICVIGLGLSQADWSLSLGATLLYLTKLLGITLSCMLVFLTTGCISLHHGRKALRQTIIFTSLLLIRLGGSFIRLVQRAELEALIQQVLVNRTITFFASGIN; encoded by the coding sequence GTGAGAGTACTACAATTTGGCAGCGAAGTTTCAGCCCGTTCTGAACCAACCTTACTAGATTTGGGAATTGCGACAAGCCTACTGCATGGCTTCGCTTACCGCAGCAGGAGGAATCAGTGGCTATGCCAAAGTCAAACCAAAAATCTCTCTAGCTTAGCTGTTACAGCAATTACTGTCGCGCTCATGCCACCAATTTGTGTTATTGGCTTAGGTTTGTCTCAAGCAGATTGGTCACTTAGCTTAGGTGCAACTCTTCTGTACCTGACCAAGTTACTAGGAATTACCCTCTCGTGTATGCTAGTCTTTTTAACCACAGGTTGTATCTCACTACATCACGGGCGTAAAGCTCTCAGACAAACAATAATTTTTACCAGTCTACTTCTAATTCGCTTGGGTGGGAGCTTTATAAGATTGGTGCAGCGAGCCGAATTAGAAGCCCTCATACAGCAAGTGCTAGTGAACCGCACAATTACCTTCTTTGCGAGTGGAATTAATTAG